The following are from one region of the Nerophis ophidion isolate RoL-2023_Sa linkage group LG20, RoL_Noph_v1.0, whole genome shotgun sequence genome:
- the hmx1 gene encoding homeobox protein HMX1, which translates to MRMPGFLQALPHGSDEREKKTLQNMQEKLTDNRTPPRASSSSFFIENLLAPGTHGGDFASGNSRGNAAMRSRVSGAIHGVLCAPAPGGSSSVRWCSASTPGPNDNARSEDNCCSASNSDRSSPAVSEPITDDQIEDADEAPSGFDARTRDAPVAQSHSRKKKTRTVFSRSQVFQLESTFDVKRYLSSSERAGLAGSLHLTETQVKIWFQNRRNKWKRQLAADLEVVHVPNPSQRVVRVPILYHDGTSRADTALFNTCSMYPLSSLAHSMNIMRSQMSGLV; encoded by the exons ATGCGAATGCCGGGATTTTTGCAAGCTTTACCGCATGGTTCGgatgagagagagaaaaaaacccTACAAAATATGCAGGAGAAGCTGACGGATAACCGGACTCCCCCGAGGGCGTCGTCGTCGTCGTTTTTCATCGAGAATCTACTCGCCCCGGGGACTCATGGAGGGGACTTTGCGAGCGGAAACAGCCGAGGGAATGCGGCGATGCGCAGCCGGGTTTCGGGAGCGATTCACGGCGTCTTGTGCGCGCCTGCACCCGGTGGTTCCAGCTCGGTGCGCTGGTGCTCCGCTTCAACCCCCG GTCCAAATGACAACGCGAGGTCTGAGGACAACTGCTGCTCGGCATCGAACAGCGACCGGAGTTCTCCAGCCGTATCGGAGCCGATAACGGACGACCAGATCGAGGACGCGGACGAGGCTCCGAGTGGCTTCGACGCGCGCACCCGCGACGCGCCCGTTGCGCAGAGCCACAGCCGCAAGAAGAAGACCCGGACCGTCTTCAGCCGCAGCCAGGTGTTCCAGCTGGAGTCCACCTTCGACGTCAAACGCTACCTGAGCAGCTCGGAGAGGGCGGGGCTGGCCGGGTCCCTGCACCTGACGGAGACCCAGGTCAAGATCTGGTTCCAGAACCGCAGGAACAAATGGAAACGGCAGCTGGCGGCGGACTTGGAGGTGGTGCATGTTCCGAACCCCAGCCAGCGGGTGGTCAGGGTCCCCATTTTGTACCACGACGGAACGAGTAGGGCCGATACCGCGCTGTTCAACACCTGCAGCATGTATCCTCTGTCCTCGTTGGCGCACTCCATGAACATCATGAGATCCCAGATGAGCGGTTTGGTGTGA